In Streptomyces camelliae, the sequence TGGGCGCGGGCGGCAGCTCCTGGCAGGTGCTCGTGCCCGGCCTGCTGCTCCAACTCGGCTTGTTCGGCGCCCTGTTCGCGGGCTTCACGATCATCGTCGAGAAGGGGCAGGGGGTGGTGGAGCGGATGCGGGTGACCCCGGTCAGCCGGCTCGCGCTGCTGCTCGGGCGGGTGCTGCGCGATGCCACGGTCTTCGTCTTCCAGGCGGTGCTGCTGGTGCTGGCCGCGCTGGTGATGGGCCTGCGCGCACCGCTCGCCGGCATCCTGATCGGCTTCGCCTTCGTCGCGCTGCTGACCCTGTCCCTGGCCTCGCTGTCGTACGCGCTGGGGATGACGGTCCGCACCCCGCAGGAGTTCGGGCCGCTGATCAACATGGTGTCCATGCCGTCGATGCTG encodes:
- a CDS encoding ABC transporter permease encodes the protein MLLHDTALIYGRYLRQSLRSRFALLFGVLTPLLYLVFFGPLLTPLPLGAGGSSWQVLVPGLLLQLGLFGALFAGFTIIVEKGQGVVERMRVTPVSRLALLLGRVLRDATVFVFQAVLLVLAALVMGLRAPLAGILIGFAFVALLTLSLASLSYALGMTVRTPQEFGPLINMVSMPSMLLSGLMLPMTLAPGWLDVLSHFVPFRYLVDAVRDAYVGHYAGAHMLYGVLVAVGFAALAVTVGTRVFRTAGA